A genomic window from Silene latifolia isolate original U9 population chromosome Y, ASM4854445v1, whole genome shotgun sequence includes:
- the LOC141632668 gene encoding uncharacterized protein LOC141632668 — protein MIEQLMNSQTQFIAHSSQKQEETTSFINQLRTQMQASQRETDNQISQLASQISQFQASNGKFPGKIEENPKNINAIHLRSGRELEDRMFVKRKKSRKPEVVVEPPKVVEYDLVEVVLDTPILFDEPTKVVEEPKQHVVRPYVPPIPFPQRLARAKLEQKYGKFMHMTKGVNITMPFIDVIKEIPAYGKFLKESISNKNSLSPTTTVNLSKECSAILMNELPQKLEDPGSFSIPCTIGSIQINRALCDLGASISLMPLKIFKKLKGFELSPTRVSLQLVDRSVRYPIGLVEDVPLKVGKLVIPCDFYVMDIPEDSKIPIILGRTCLATGGAMIDVKNGKLSLQVGDDKMEFSLEKSMKSFSISDSCCREICWRIA, from the coding sequence ATGATAGAGCAATTGATGAATTCTCAGACCCAATTCATTGCTCACTCTAGCCAAAAACAAGAGGAGACAACATCCTTTATCAACCAACTAAGGACTCAAATGCAAGCCTCCCAAAGAGAGACGGATAATCAAATCTCTCAATTGGCTTCTCAAATAAGTCAATTTCAAGCCTCAAATGGAAAGTTTCCGGGTAAAATCGAGGAGAACCCAAAGAACATTAATGCTATACATTTAAGGAGTGGTAGGGAGTTGGAAGACCGGATGTTCGTAAAGAGGAAAAAGAGTCGCAAACCGGAAGTTGTGGTTGAACCACCAAAGGTGGTTGAATATGATCTTGTAGAGGTTGTTTTGGATACTCCCATACTTTTTGATGAACCCACCAAGGTTGTTGAGGAACCCAAGCAACATGTTGTGAGACCATATGTGCCACCAATCCCTTTCCCTCAAAGGTTGGCAAGAGCAAAGCTTGAGCAAAAGTATGGGAAATTCATGCACATGACGAAAGGTGTGAACATCACCATGCCTTTTATTGATGTCATCAAGGAGATACCCGCATATGGAAAATTCTTGAAGGAGTCGATTTCCAACAAAAATTCATTGAGTCCAACAACAACGGTGAATTTGTCCAAGGAATGTAGTGCAATCTTAATGAATGAGTTGCCCCAAAAGCTtgaagatccgggtagtttttctatccCATGCACAATTGGATCCATTCAAATAAATAGGGCCCTATGTGATTTGGGTGCTAGCATTAGCCTAATGCCTCTCAAGATTTTCAAGAAGTTGAAGGGATTTGAGCTCTCACCTACAAGAGTATCTTTGCAACTTGTGGATAGATCAGTGAGGTATCCAATTGGCCTAGTGGAGGATGTTCCACTCAAGGTTGGAAAACTTGTGATACCTTGCGACTTCTATGTGATGGATATTCCCGAGGATTCCaaaattccaatcatcctagggcGCACATGCCTTGCTACCGGGGGTGCAATGATTGATGTTAAGAATGGGAAGCTTTCCCTTCAAGTTGGTGATGACAAGATGGAATTCTCGTTGGAAAAATCCATGAAATCTTTTTCTATAAGTGACTCTTGTTGTAGAGAGATTTGTTGGAGGATTGCTtga
- the LOC141632669 gene encoding uncharacterized protein LOC141632669 yields the protein MAFCAQWNINLVTSTPGYPKANGQVESSNKVVINCLKKKLKRRKGRWAKELSLVLWANRTTPKTSTCQTPYSLVYGCEAVIPAETHVPTTRSNLNTIEENKPLLQDSLTLTEELRDAARIRIASYQQTVAKSYKKNVNIRVFKEGDLVLRKVFPNIKDKNAGKLAPIWEGPYLIDSIVGQGAYRLQTLDGEMIPRS from the coding sequence ATGGCTTTTTGTGCGCAATGGAATATTAACTTGGTAACTTCCacaccaggctatccaaaagccaatggACAGGTTGAATCTAGCAACAAAGTGGTGATCAACTGCCTGAAGAAAAAActaaagagaagaaaaggcagatgggccaAAGAACTTTCCTTAGTCCTCTGGGCTAACAGAACTACACCGAAGACATCCACATGTCAGACCCCTTACTCTCTGGTCTATGGTTGTGAAGCAGTGATCCCAGCAGAAACCCATGTACCAACAACTAGAAGTAACCTGAACACCATAGAGGAGAACAAGCCCTTACTACAGGATAGCCTAACCCTGACAGAAGAATTGAGGGATGCAGCCAGGATCAGAATAGCCTCCTACCAGCAAACAGTAGCCAAAAGCTACAAAAAAAACGTAAATATCAGGgtattcaaggaaggagacctagtcctacgaAAAGTCTTCCCAAATATAAAGGACAAGAATGCTGGCAAACTAGCTCCTATATGGGAAGGACCctacctgattgattcaatagtggggCAGGGAGCCTACAGGCTACAAACactggacggagaaatgatccctaGATCCTAG